TAGTATCGAGTcccctcttcaacaccaaggaaCTCCCTACTATCTATCTCACCTTGTTCCTGTATCCTACAGTCTCCATTCTCTCTTTTACAaacaacgacaacaacatTCGCAATGGCTCTCGCATCCCCTCCCTCGTACACTCCTCTCCAGGAGCGTCCTCTCAAGGACACCATCTGCCTCTTCGATGTTGACGGCACGCTCACACCCGCGCGCCTGGTACGCTCAAACACCCTGTTTTGAATACCCCCCCCAAGTCTCTAACCCATACAGGACGCCTCGCCCGAgatcctcgacatccttcAGAAACTTCGCTCAAAGTGTGCTATCGGATATGTTGGTGGCTCGGACTTCGCCAAGCAACAGGAGCAGTTGGGCAAGCCCGCCGGACAGCCCGTCACCGCCCTCTTcgacttttgcttctccGAGAACGGCTTGACTGCCTTCAAGCTCGGCGAACCCCTCGAGTCCAACTCCTTTATCAAGTTCATTGGCGAGGAGCAGTACAAGGAGCTTGCCAACTTCGTCCTCCACTACGTTGCTGATCTCGATATCCCCGTCAAGCGCGGCACCTTCATTGAATTCCGCAATGGAATGATCAACATTAGCCCCGTCGGTCGTAATGCCAGCACTCAGGAGCGAAACGACTTTGAGGCGTTCGACAAGGACGCAAAGGTCCGGGAGAAGTTTGTCGCTATTCTCAAGGAGCGATTCGGCCACCTCGGCCTCACGTACGTTACGATCCCTAATTCCCCATGGCACGCTCTGATCTCTGACATTCTCTGAAAAGCTTCTCCATTGGTGGCCAGATTTCCTTCGATGTGTTCCCCACCGGGTGGGATAAGACCTACTGCCTCCAGCACCTTGAgaacgaggccaagaagcctgacGGTATCGCCTACAAGACCATCCACttctttggcgacaagacATTCG
This region of Fusarium verticillioides 7600 chromosome 3, whole genome shotgun sequence genomic DNA includes:
- a CDS encoding phosphomannomutase, producing MALASPPSYTPLQERPLKDTICLFDVDGTLTPARLDASPEILDILQKLRSKCAIGYVGGSDFAKQQEQLGKPAGQPVTALFDFCFSENGLTAFKLGEPLESNSFIKFIGEEQYKELANFVLHYVADLDIPVKRGTFIEFRNGMINISPVGRNASTQERNDFEAFDKDAKVREKFVAILKERFGHLGLTFSIGGQISFDVFPTGWDKTYCLQHLENEAKKPDGIAYKTIHFFGDKTFEGGNDYEIYTDSRTTGHSVTGPEDTMRILKELFDL
- a CDS encoding phosphomannomutase; its protein translation is MALASPPSYTPLQERPLKDTICLFDVDGTLTPARLDASPEILDILQKLRSKCAIGYVGGSDFAKQQEQLGKPAGQPVTALFDFCFSENGLTAFKLGEPLESNSFIKFIGEEQYKELANFVLHYVADLDIPVKRGTFIEFRNGMINISPVGRNASTQERNDFEAFDKDAKVREKFVAILKERFGHLGLTYVTIPNSPWHALISDIL